A single window of Eucalyptus grandis isolate ANBG69807.140 chromosome 1, ASM1654582v1, whole genome shotgun sequence DNA harbors:
- the LOC104421120 gene encoding DEAD-box ATP-dependent RNA helicase 36, which translates to MDQESQVDEDFPLFRKCSKQPRVPPPSSIATSSSSGLAAETSIKQVEKVKEDTSLTSTVPGDPVTFGDLGLAEWAVQTCKELGMRKPTPVQAHCVPQILAGRDVLGLAQTGSGKTAAFALPILHRLSLDPYGIFALVITPTRELAYQLAEQFRALGSCLHLRCTVIVGGMDMLTQAQSLMKRPHVVISTPGRIKVLLDENPDILPLFSNTKFLVLDEADRVLDVGFEEELRVVFQCLPKKRQTLLFSATITSDLQTLLELSSNKPFFYEAYEGFKTVDTLKQQYVFIPKNVKDVYLFHVLSKMEDMGIRSVMIFVSTCRSCHLLSLLLEELDQEAAALHSLKSQNLRLSALHHFKSGQVPILLATDVASRGLDIPTVDLVINYDIPQFPRDYVHRVGRTARAGRGGLAISFVTQDDITLIQEIEAVLGRQLEKFDCKENDVLSDITKVYKARRVASMKMMDDGFEEKVKERKKQKRNTMAQKGLLNKRSNKRKRRSNTS; encoded by the exons ATGGACCAAGAGTCCCAAGTGGATGAGGACTTCCCCCTCTTCCGGAAATGCTCCAAACAACCTAGAGTGCCACCGCCATCATCAATAGctacttcctcctcctccggtctTGCAGCTGAGACGTCAATAAAGCAAGTGGAGAAAGTGAAGGAGGATACTAGCCTTACTAGCACTGTGCCAGGGGATCCCGTGACGTTTGGAGATTTAGGGTTGGCTGAGTGGGCAGTGCAGACATGCAAAGAGCTGGGAATGCGCAAGCCAACTCCCGTCCAGGCTCACTGCGTCCCACAAATCCTGGCCGGTCGAGACGTTCTAGGCTTGGCCCAGACTGGCTCTGGAAAGACGGCTGCCTTTGCACTGCCCATTCTCCACCGCCTGTCTCTTGACCCCTATGGCATATTCGCCCTCGTTATCACTCCCACCAG GGAATTGGCTTATCAGCTGGCAGAGCAGTTCAGGGCGTTGGGGTCGTGCCTACACCTGAGGTGTACTGTGATAGTGGGCGGGATGGACATGTTGACCCAGGCCCAGAGTCTGATGAAAAGGCCTCACGTTGTCATCTCCACCCCAGGCAGGATTAAGGTCTTGCTTGATGAGAATCCTGACATCCTTCCTCTTTTCTCCAACACCAAG TTCCTAGTTTTGGATGAAGCGGATAGAGTGTTGGATGTTGGTTTTGAAGAGGAGCTTAGAGTAGTCTTTCAATGTTTGCCAAAGAAACGGCAGACCCTGTTATTTTCTGCTACAATTACCAGTGATCTCCAGACGTTACTTGAGCTTTCTTCAAATAAGCCTTTCTTTTATGAGGCATATGAAGGTTTCAAGACTGTTGACACTCTCAAGCAGCAGTATGTATTCATCCCCAAAAATGTCAAGGATGTCTATTTATTTCACGTTTTGTCCAAAATGGAAGACATGGGTATCCGCTCGGTCATGATATTTGTCTCCACCTGCAG AAGTTGTCACCTTCTAAGTTTGTTGCTGGAAGAACTTGATCAAGAAGCTGCAGCATTGCATTCTTTAAAATCCCAGAATTTAAGGCTTTCTGCTCTACATCATTTCAAATCTGGCCAAGTTCCTATATTACTTGCAACTGATGTTGCAAGTCGTGGCCTGGATATACCGACTGTTGATCTCGTCATCAACTATGACATCCCACA GTTTCCTCGAGATTATGTCCATCGTGTTGGCCGTACCGCAAGAGCAGGCAGAGGAGGGTTAGCTATTAGTTTTGTTACCCAG GATGACATTACATtgattcaagaaattgaggctGTTCTTGGTAGACAACTTGAGAAGTTTGACTGTAAAGAGAATGACGTGCTTTCGGACATTACAAAG GTATACAAGGCCAGACGAGTGGCTTCAATGAAAATGATGGATGATGGCTTTGAGGAGAAGGTGAAAGAACGTAAAAAGCAGAAACGTAATACAATGGCTCAGAAGGGGTTATTGAATAAGAGGAGTAACAAGAGAAAACGAAGGTCGAACACCTCGTGA